A region from the Mucilaginibacter sp. CSA2-8R genome encodes:
- the alaS gene encoding alanine--tRNA ligase: protein MTAQEIRQAFLDFFASKGHTIVPSAPIVVKNDPTLMFTNAGMNQFKDIFLGEAPAKASRVADTQRCLRVSGKHNDLEEVGVDTYHHTMFEMLGNWSFGDYFKKEAIDWSWELLTQVYKLPADRLYVTYFEGDDKEGLAKDTEAYDFWKQYVAEDHILPGNKKDNFWEMGETGPCGPCSEIHFDGRTDEERARVNGATLVNADDPNVIEIWNNVFMQFNRLKDGSLQPLPARHVDTGMGFERLVRVLQGKTSNYDTDVFQPLIQFLSEKSGKPYKADATPGTEGWNEAVAMRVMADHIRAISFAIADGQLPSNNKAGYVIRRILRRAVRYAYQYLGFKEPFLNQLVPLLAQQFEGVFDELYSQRDFVQKVVLEEEIAFLRTLQNGIHQFEQVVASSSDKVIAGEFAFELSDTFGFPLDLTELMARERGFTVDVDGFNKSLEQQKTRSRAATAIDTGDWVVLKEDDTVDFTGYDETETIAHIVKYRKVKAKGKEQYQLVLDRTPFYAESGGQVGDTGDLIFPDGEIVKVTDTKKENGLIVHFTDTLPTNIDDALTAYVEPERRLDIESNHSATHLLHAAMKQVLGSHVNQKGSLVNGDYLRFDFSHFSKVTEDELAQIEAIVNHKIRQNILLKEERNVPYQEALDSGVTALFGEKYGDYVRVITFDDKFSKELCGGTHVKATGQIGLFKIIGESAVAAGVRRIEAISGAAVERYLTQQTQLVQQLKELLKNPKDIAKSIETLLDENSRLKKEIEKSVLEKAAGLKTELAQKAEQVNGINFIAQRVALPNAEAIKTLAYQLKDIVADLFLVLVADIDGKPNITVMIAENLVKDKGLHAGNIIRELAKEVQGGGGGQPFFATAGGKDVSGLDRVLAKAKNYIS, encoded by the coding sequence ATGACTGCTCAAGAAATACGCCAGGCATTTCTGGATTTTTTTGCCTCTAAAGGGCATACCATTGTACCCTCAGCACCGATTGTGGTAAAAAACGATCCTACGCTGATGTTCACCAACGCTGGTATGAACCAGTTTAAAGATATATTTTTAGGCGAGGCCCCGGCCAAGGCATCGCGTGTGGCCGATACGCAGCGCTGTTTGCGGGTGTCGGGCAAACACAACGATTTGGAAGAAGTAGGGGTAGATACCTACCACCATACCATGTTCGAGATGTTAGGCAACTGGAGCTTTGGCGATTACTTTAAAAAAGAAGCCATCGACTGGAGCTGGGAACTGCTTACCCAGGTTTATAAATTACCAGCCGACCGCCTGTACGTGACTTACTTTGAGGGCGACGACAAGGAAGGTTTGGCTAAAGATACCGAGGCTTACGATTTTTGGAAACAATACGTAGCCGAAGACCATATTTTACCCGGCAACAAAAAAGATAACTTTTGGGAAATGGGCGAAACCGGCCCTTGTGGACCATGTTCGGAAATTCATTTTGATGGCCGTACCGACGAGGAGCGTGCCCGCGTAAACGGCGCTACGCTGGTGAATGCCGACGACCCGAACGTGATTGAAATATGGAATAACGTATTTATGCAGTTTAACCGTTTAAAAGACGGATCGCTGCAGCCACTGCCTGCCCGCCACGTAGATACCGGGATGGGTTTTGAGCGTTTAGTGCGCGTACTGCAAGGCAAGACTTCTAATTACGATACCGACGTTTTCCAGCCGTTGATTCAGTTTTTGTCCGAAAAAAGCGGCAAGCCTTACAAGGCTGATGCTACCCCTGGCACTGAAGGCTGGAACGAGGCCGTTGCCATGCGTGTAATGGCCGACCATATCCGCGCCATCAGCTTCGCCATTGCCGACGGGCAGTTACCATCCAACAATAAAGCGGGCTACGTTATACGTCGTATTTTACGCCGTGCCGTACGGTACGCTTATCAGTACTTAGGGTTTAAAGAACCGTTTTTAAATCAGCTGGTGCCTTTGCTGGCCCAGCAGTTTGAAGGTGTTTTTGATGAGTTATATAGTCAGCGCGATTTTGTACAGAAGGTAGTGCTGGAAGAAGAGATTGCTTTTTTACGGACGCTCCAAAATGGTATCCATCAGTTCGAACAGGTGGTGGCTTCATCATCAGATAAAGTGATTGCCGGTGAGTTTGCTTTTGAGCTCTCGGATACCTTCGGTTTTCCGCTGGATTTAACTGAACTTATGGCTCGTGAACGTGGCTTTACAGTAGATGTAGACGGCTTTAACAAGTCGCTCGAACAACAAAAAACACGTTCCCGTGCAGCTACCGCCATTGACACCGGCGATTGGGTGGTTTTAAAAGAGGATGATACGGTAGACTTTACTGGCTACGACGAAACCGAAACCATCGCACATATTGTAAAATACCGCAAGGTAAAAGCCAAAGGCAAAGAGCAGTATCAACTGGTATTGGACCGTACACCTTTTTACGCCGAAAGCGGAGGCCAGGTGGGCGATACCGGCGATCTGATTTTTCCGGATGGAGAAATTGTGAAAGTGACCGACACCAAAAAAGAAAACGGACTGATTGTGCATTTCACAGATACGCTGCCTACCAACATTGATGATGCATTAACGGCTTATGTAGAGCCCGAGCGTCGCTTAGATATCGAGAGCAACCACTCGGCTACACACTTGCTGCATGCCGCCATGAAACAGGTATTGGGTAGCCACGTTAATCAAAAAGGTTCTTTAGTGAACGGCGATTACCTGCGTTTTGATTTTTCGCATTTTAGCAAAGTAACCGAGGATGAGTTGGCACAAATTGAAGCTATTGTTAACCACAAAATCCGCCAGAATATTCTATTAAAGGAAGAGCGCAACGTGCCTTATCAGGAAGCTTTAGACAGTGGCGTTACTGCCCTGTTTGGCGAAAAATACGGCGACTATGTACGGGTGATTACCTTCGATGATAAGTTTTCGAAAGAGCTTTGCGGTGGTACACACGTCAAAGCTACCGGTCAGATTGGTTTGTTTAAAATCATCGGCGAAAGTGCCGTAGCCGCAGGTGTGCGCCGTATCGAGGCCATTAGCGGTGCTGCTGTAGAACGTTACCTTACCCAGCAAACCCAACTGGTACAGCAACTGAAAGAGCTGCTCAAAAATCCGAAGGATATTGCGAAAAGCATCGAAACCCTGCTGGACGAAAACAGCCGCCTGAAAAAAGAAATAGAGAAATCGGTACTTGAAAAAGCTGCGGGCTTAAAAACCGAACTGGCCCAAAAAGCCGAGCAGGTTAACGGCATTAACTTTATTGCTCAGCGCGTGGCTCTACCCAACGCCGAAGCCATTAAAACGCTGGCCTATCAGCTTAAAGACATCGTTGCCGATTTGTTCCTGGTACTGGTAGCCGACATTGACGGCAAACCCAACATCACCGTGATGATTGCCGAAAACCTGGTGAAAGACAAAGGCCTGCATGCCGGCAACATCATCCGCGAACTGGCCAAAGAGGTCCAAGGCGGCGGCGGCGGCCAACCCTTCTTCGCCACTGCCGGTGGTAAAGATGTGAGTGGCTTGGATAGGGTGTTAGCTAAGGCTAAGAACTACATCAGTTAA